CATCTCCCAGGGGATGGGCGTCGCTGCTGGCCTGCCCGGGCCGGCCTCAGCATGTGAGGCTTCGCCTGGCTCGAAGGCGAGCCTCCTGGGGCACCAGGCTGTGGCGGGGCAGGCTCCTCGCCCTGTCGTGAGCGGCAGCGCAGGGCGAGCTGACCCGGTGCGGCCGCCTCGGGGAGCAGCTGCGTGGCCGCGGCAAGGTGCGGCGCCGCGCGGTCACAGCTTCCCTTCACCGTCCAGCGAAGCGCCAGGGTCATCCGTGAGGGGTAGTCGTCCGCGGCGAACCGGGAGACGCGCTCCTCGACGGCCTCGAGGTGCGGAGTGGTTCGCGCCGACTCGCGGAGGACGAGCCGTGCCACTTCGCGAGCCGCTCCCAACGCTCCCAAGGCGCACAGGGTGACTGCAACCCCCCCGCGGAGGGCCCGGGGAGTGCTCGCCGTCAGCACGGCGACATGCCACGTGTCATCCGGCTGTCTTGGGAGCAGCACGCCCAGGAGGACCGCGGCGACGCAGGCCGCGCCGGGGGTGACGAGCACCGCGTCGATGGCTCCGAGCCACGCCAGGGCAAGGAACGTCGCCGCTGCCGTTCCCCCCGCGAGCGCGTCTTCCCGCGTGGGCGCGCGCAGGAGCGCGCGGCCGGTAAGCAGGAGCACCCGAAGCGCGACGAGTGCCAGCAGCGCGCAGGCCATGAAGCCCCGCTCGGACAGCACCGCAATCCAATCGCTGCTGGGATGGCGGTTCGTGGGCTCGAAGCTGCCTCGGTGCACGGAAGGGTCGTCCGGTGCCGCGAAGCGCGGGTAGTGGACGGACCAGTTCCCCGGACCGGTGCCGAGCGGCCAGTACTCGCGGGCCATGAGCAGCGAACGTTCATACTGCACCATGCGCCCATGGCCACTCCCCGTGTCCGCCTCCACGAGTGTCGCGAGGGTGTCGCGGTAGGGATGGGGCGAACGCCAGTTCAGGCGGTTGGGGAGCACGAGCGCCGCTGCGCCGCCGAGCATGAGCGCGACGAGGACGACGGCCCCCCGCCGCCAGGGGCTCCCGCGGCCCGCGCGCCGGGTGGCAGACCCGACGACGCCTGTGAGGAGCACCACCGCCAGCCCTCCCCCGAGCCACGCGCCGCGTGACCGCGCGAGCACGAGCACGTAGCCCGAGGCGAGGGCCGCCGCGAACGCGAGGACCCGGCCCCATCGCCGCTCCCCTAGCGCGAGTAGTGCCGTCGCCGGCAACCCCAGCACCAGCAGGTGCGAGAGCGCGTTGCGATTGCCCAGGGGCCCGCCGGGTATCCGGTGCGGCGTGGAGAGCCGGAACGTGAGCCGGAAGGCCTCGAGTGTGGCGACGAGCGCGGCGAGGAGGAGCGTGGCGACGACCGCGGTGAGCACGCTCTGACGCGACCTCGCAGGCAGGGTGCGCGCCACGAGGAAGGCGAGCACGCCGCCCGCCGACACCCCCATTGAGGACCAGGCCAGCGAGCGGTTCACGGCGACTGTCAGCACCGAGAGCACCCCCAGCGCGAGGAAGAGCAGCAGCCCTCCCGCTTCCAGGTCCAACCGGCACTCGGGTTCCCGTGCGACGACGAGGGCCGCCGTGACGAAGGCCACCAGGATGAGGACGGCGGCCTTCGGCTGGAAGAAATCCAGTGGGTCGACAGGCGGAACGGGCCACATCGCGAACACGCTGCCGAACACCCCCGCCACGAGGAGGACGGGGGCCGCCCACGCCAGACGCCTCATGGGGAGCGACGGGGGAGCAGGCCTGTCGCCGAACTCGCCAGGGCGCGCGAGGGCTGGAGCAGGGTCTTCCAATGGTTCGTCCACCGGCGAAGCCAGCCGAACTCCTCCTCGACGGGACGCAGGAAGAGGATGAGCGCGGCCCACATGACCATGGCGAAGCTCAACAGACCGTGAACCAGCGCGATGGCCGCATGGAAGGAGATGCCGAGCGCGAGCAGCACGCCGCGCGTGCGGCGCGTGGCGAGCAGACCGGCGAAGAGGAAGACCTCCAGGGCAATCGACCCCCAGGTGATGGCGGTGATGGCGGCGCCGCTGGTGAGCACCGGCATGACCAGCGAGCGGACCGGCTCCGCGAAGCCGAACCAGGGGTCGGTGAACCAGTAATAGACGGCCGTGCCGTCACGCCATTCCGTGACACGCAACTTCGAGACACCCGCCTGGAAATAGATGCCCGCGACCTGGAGCCGGATGGCCCAGAGGCAGGTGAGCGCGATGAACCGCGCGACCATGCTCGACAGCCGGGTGCCCGACACCGCCGGGTCGTCAGCCGCCTCCACGGGGGGCTCCCAGTGCCAGCGCCGGGGGTCCGTCAGCGTCAGGGGAATGAGCAGGCACGAGAGCACGGTGGCCGCCTGGTCTCCCCCGTCCACCAGGACGCCCGAGGTGAAGAGGCTGGAGGCCACGTACCAGTGAAGGACGCCCGTCACGCGGGGGCGCCACCCGCTCGCGACCACGGCGAGCAGGGCCACCGCCAGCCACCGCGCCAGCTCCAGGTTCGTGGCGCCCGCCACGCAGAAGAGCCCCGCACGCGTGAGGCCCCCGCAGTGGGGCACCTCGGGCATGCCCACCGCCGGCCGGAAGATGTCGGACGCGGAGCTGAAGAGCAGCGTGCCCATCGTGGACAGCGCGAGCGTGGTCCGCGCCAGCCCGAGGACATTGGTGTGCAGTGGGCGCGCGATGGCGGCCCGGACCTGGCTTCCCAGTCGTGTCAGCATGAGACGTCCATTGAAAGGATGCGGAAGGGCATCGTGACGGGCCGGGCAGAACGTGCCCACGCCCAGGGAACCGGCTTCTGCTGCACGACGGCAACCGTGCCGCACAGGGTTGGAGCGGGTGAGGTGTTGCGCAGGGGGCGTCCCGTCGGCTGCTTCGCCAGACACTCCTCCAGCGGTGCGCTGCACTCCTGCCATTCATTGGCGGGGACGCGGCTGAGCAGCAGCGCCATCTCCACCCCTTGCGAGCGCGACTTGCGGCGCAGTCCTCCGATATTGGAGAGGCGGCCATGGGGCGCGAGCAGGGTCGACTCCCACTGGTCGCCGTGGCGGACGTAGAGGGTCTGCTTCTGCTCGCGTGGGTCGCGCGTGAAGAAGGACCACCCCTGGGGCGCCCAGAGGAAGGTCTGGGCCAGCTGCGCGAACGGCAGGCGCACCGGGCTGTAGGGGAGCGTGGGGTAGATGACGTACCCGATGGAAATCATCCAGGCGAGTCCCACGGCGAGAGCAATACCACCCAGGACACGGTCTCTCGCCTGCGGGGTGGCAGCGGGGGCGGCGGTAGAAGAGGAGGGTATCGGTTCCGTCATGGTGGCAAGGGAGGTAGGGGGTGGACCGCAGGGACCGGTGCGGGCCAATGCCTTGCACCGGTCCCGGGTGTCGCATCAGCCAGCGACGAGCCGCGTTGCCAGCATTTCGATCATCTCGTCGTGCCGGAGCTGTCCGCCGGCCCATCCATGTTCGTGGTCGAGGTCGTCCAGGGAGGCATAGGCATACGCGGGGTCGTACGTGTAGGGGTCGTACGTGTACGTGGGGTCGTACAAGTACGTGAGGTCGTACGTGAAGTCGTACGCGTACGTGAGGTCGTACGCATACGTGTTCGTGAAGTCGTAGCTATAGATATAACAGGTCCCCTGCGTGCTCCCCGCCGCGGCCTCGGGACGCTGGTGCTTCGCGGCCACCTGCTTCACGAGCGAGTTGCGCTCCTTCAGCGCCTGCTCGATGCGCAGGTGTTTTCCACTCTGGATCTCCACTCCGAAGCGAGCGAAGAACCCCGGGTCCGCCTGGTGGATGTCCGCCATCAGCTGCGCCTTCACGCGTTCCCCCACCTCCTTCTGCTGGGGCGAGAGTTCGCGACGGGGCTGGTTGCCCCAAAACTCCGGAAGCAGCTCCGCGACGGGACCGTCACCGAACACGAGGCCGCGGAAGACCTCCTCGCCGCTTCGCGGTGCCTGGGCCGCTGGCTCCTCGGGTCCCCCGCACGCGGCCGCTCCCATGATGAACATGACTGCCACGACGACGCGCGAATTCATGCGGCGCCGCACTCCTGCCTGTTGTGTCATTGCAATCTCCGGTTCCAGGGATTGGACGGACCCCCATGAGGCATGAGCCGGTGACGTGGAAATTGATGCAAAGAAATCCGAGAAGCCCCGGAAAAAGGTCGCTCTCCACCCACGTGGACAGGAACTGGAGTTGACCCGGTTCCGCAGAGTGGCTCGGGCTTTCACCATCAGGCAGAAGCCCGGTACTTCTTTTCGTAGTTGGTGGGCAGCCGGAGGTTTTTCGTCCTCATGCCATGAGGCGCGTCGGACCCAGGCTTGTCGTCAAGCCCCCCACGGCTGTAGGGCGCCGATGGTGGAGTGCCCTTGCGCGGCGGTGCACGTGCGAGGACGCTAGGCATGCGGAGTTCCGGAGGAGGGGGGGCTTCGAAGCAGGCCCGACGCTCTCGGGCCATGACTCCGTCAGGAGGAGAGGATGGGGTTCCGGTTTCGCCGAAGTGTGAAGCTGATGCCGGGCGTGCGCCTCAATGTGGGCCTGGGGCGTTCCTCGCTGACCCTGGGAGGCCGGGGCGCGACGGTCAACCTGTCGTCGCGTGGGGCCCGTACGACGCTCGGCATTCCGGGCACGGGGTTGTCATGGACCTCGCGCACCGGCTCGAGCTCGGGCAGGAACCGGTCCACGGGTGGAGCGCGGGGGCCCACACAGAGACAACTTGAGGCGCAAGCACGGCGCGAGAACCAGCTCCGCCTTCAAGCCGCGGCCGAAACTCAGGTCGCGGCGGCGCAGTCTGTGCGACAGGATCTGCTCGACTGCTGGCGGGACATGCCCCTCGTGCCGAGTGCGGAGGACTACTCGCGTGCCTGCATCGAGAGTCCTTTCGAAGGACAGGCGCTTCCCGTTCCGGCGGAGGCAGAGGAGCGTCGGCGGCTCGTGAGTGGCATTGAGGCGAGTGTCCGCAAGGACCGAGGCTGGACGGGCATCGGGCTGTGGGGGTTCGCCGTGCTGATGTTCCCGTGTGTCTTTGGCGGAGTGGGCGCGTCCCTGCAGAATGCCATTGGGAACTGGTCCATCCTCTTTGCCCTCATTGCCTACGTGGGCTTCGTCGCGCTCTGCACCGTCCCCTGGAAGCGAGGCACCCGGGCGCTGATTGCGAAGAGAATCGAGACCGAGTGGCCGGAGCGCTGGAATGCGCTCCAGAGCGACTATCAGGCCTACCAGGAGGAATCCACCGCCTGGCCCGAGCGGGAACGCGAGCGGGCCTCGTGGGCCCGGAGGCTGGTGGCAGGAGAGCAGGAGGCCCTGGAAGAGACCGTCTCGTCCTCGCTGGAGGACCTCGACTTTCCCTTCGAGACGCAGTGCCGCGTGGCCGTCCCGGACTCGGAGAATGCATTCGTCCTGGTGGACCTGCCCGAGATCGAGGACGTCATTCCCGAGGTGCGCCAGCGCGCGCTGAAGAATGGCACCGTCAAGGAAGTGCGGCGCACGAAGACTGAGCGGAATGCGGACTACCTGCACCTCATCGCGGGAATCGCGCTGCTTCTGGCACGCACGGCCATGGGGGCGGGTCCGACCCTCAGGCGTGCCCATGTGGCCGCGTATACGCAGCGGCGCAAGCGTGGCACGGGGCTCGTCGCCGATGAGTATGTGTATGAGGCGGTCTTCGAGCGGCCGGAGGTTGCGGGTTGGACGCCCTCCACGGTCGATCCCGTTCAGGTGCTGACGGCCTCTCCGAGAAACCGCCTGGACCTGCGTGACAACGGTGAGCTGAAGCGCATCGACCCACCCGGGTGGATGGCGGAGGTCTCAGAATCCCCGTGAGCCGTGCCGGGGACGTGCCCTCTGGCCCTGGCGTCGGCTCAGGGGCCGAACGCGCGCAGCAGCTCAACACTGTCGACATGCAGGTCGAGCTGCGGTGCGCTGGGCAGGCATGACTGCGTGAAGCTGTGCTCCCCTCGCGTGTTGCTCATGCGCAGGATGGACTCCAGCGAGCGGGTGCCGTGCTTGTACTGCCCCACGGTGAGCAGGGCGTGAAGCACGCCCTCGCCGATGGAGCGGGCGTCGCCGAGGACGATGTTGGGGATGATCTCTCCCAGCAGGCCATGGAGGACGACGGCCCTCCGGATGAGGTGTTGCTGCTCTCCATCCTCGGGACTGGGATTGATGCCGCGCACGTCGAGGAAGCCTCGCAGTCGGCTCACCAAACCAGGGTGCTTGGCGGCCTTCTTCTCCTCGGGAAGGTGCTTGAGTTCATCGGGAGGACCGAACTCCTCGCCTGCCTCCACACCTGACGTAGGCAAACACGCCGAACGCGAACGTCCTGCTCAGCTGCTGCGCGAAAGTCCACTCGCGGCGTCCTCTCCTTATCCCGGGGCAGGCCTCTCCCCATCTCGCTCGCCTCCACCAGCAATGTGGCGAAATTGTCCCTCACCGCCTCGTACAGCACGGTCTCCTCCCTCCCACGAACCTCCCAGGAGCACCGTGCGCCCCTGGTTCCGTTTCCAAAATGTCTCCAAGACTGGAGAGGACTCCGGGCGACAGGCGGGCCTGGCGGGAACTGCCCCGTGGACTCGAAGTGCCTGGGTTCACTCGCGATTCAGCGAAAGGGGTGCGCCGTCGCGGGTTTGGGGCACCCCGTGTCCACAGGTTCAAATCCTGTCTCCCCGACCACGTCGATTGAAGCGGGCTGGAGATCTCAAGGTCTCCAGCCCGTTTTCATTTCCGGCCTCCTGCTTCGTCCTTCGAGCAGCCGCATGGCCGCCGACCTGGCCGCAGGGCTCAGGTGCGTAGCGCTGGGTGATGGAGCGGTTCTGGTGCCCAGCCAGCTCCTGGATGGCCTTCGCCGGGGCTCCTGCCATCGCCAGCCGCGAGCAGAAAGTGTGGCGGAGGATGTGGATGCCCCCGTCACCTTGAAGGCCTCGCCGCTGGCGGGTTGGAGTGGCTCAGACGCCGGTCACCCCGCGGATGAAGGCGAGCATCCGGTCGCACGTCGTGCGCAGGTCCATCCGCTCCTCGGCCATGCAGCGGGCCTCGCGGCCCATGGCGCGCAGCGTGTCCGGGCTCGCAACCAGCGCGTCCAGCGCGCGCGCGAGCGCCTCGTAATCCCCCACTGGCACGAGCTTCCCGTCCACGTCGTCGCGAACGAGCTCACCCACGCCACCCGTAGGCGTCGTCACCACGGCGAGGCCCGCGGCCTTCGCCTCGGCAATCGCCCACGACGACATGTCCGCCATCGTCGGCAGCACGAACAGGTCCGCGGCCTGGGCGAGGCCAATCAGCTCGGGCGAGTTCGGCTGCATGCCGACGTGGACACGAACGCGGGGCGGCGCCTCGAAGGACGTGGAGGTCACCAGGTCCAGCTGCCAGTTGCGCAGGCGCGTCGCCCGGGCCCAGCGCAGCAGCAGCTCGCCGCCCTTGCGCCCCAGGTCGCCTCCCACGAAGAGCAGCCGCACCACGCCGTCACGCTGCTTGCGCTCCGGGTTCGGACACCAGAGCCCGGTGTCGACGCTGGGCCAGACGACATGAAAGCGCGCGTCGGGAACGCCGTACTCCTTCACCAGCGAGCGTTTGGTGAAATCCGAGAAGGACAGCATCCCCTTCGCCACGGCGTACGTGCGACGGTGCAGCGCGTTCTTCGCTCGGCCCACCCATCCGGCGTGTTGGGAGCGCAATCCATAGTACCGCAGGTAGTCCTCCAGGCCGCTGGGAGTGGCGTCCGTCGAAATCACGCTGGGCACCCGGCTCATGAAGTCATGGGCCAGGTGCGCCATCCGCTGGGTGTGAACGACGGCGGCATGCACCGGGACCTGCGCGACGGCCCGTCGCAGTGCTGAGCGCGTCCGCAGTCCGCCCCTGAGGGACAGGCGCGAGCGCACGACAGGGAGCTGCTCCCACACATCGTCGGCGTGCTCGTCGATGGGCAGCCACACCGGCGTGATGTCGGTGCGCCGTGCCATCGCGCTCTTGAGATTCTGGAGGAAGACCGCGTTACCGAGAGTCGTCTCGATGGCGAAGGCGATGCGGGGGGGCGACGTCGACATCTCTTTCAGAAGCCTCAATCGGTCACTGCTCGCGGCGACATGCCGCGCATGGCCTCCTATATCGACTCAGTGGGTCTTGTTGAACCCTGGTTCATGTTGCTCCGGTGTCACGCATCTCTCGCAGAGTGATTTCCAAGGACTCGAGAAGGACTCGGACCCGCTCCCGAGGGCGCCGTGGTGCTCGTCGGTGGCTATGGCGTCGTGGGCGCGGAAGTCGGACGGGTGCTTCGGGCCCGTCATCCCTCGCTGCCGTTGGTGCTGGCCGGGCGGAACCCTCACGGGGCGAAGCCCTGGCCGCCGAAGTGGGGGGCGTCACTGCATGCGATGGACCTCATGGGCTCCTCCCCGCTCGACTTCTCCGCGCGGGCCGTCATCGCGCTGGTGAACGACCCGGTGGACCGCCTGCTGCGGGGCTGCCTTCGGGCGGGCATTCCCTTCGTGGACATCACGTGCCTCGGCGCATGTCTTCCACGTCCAGGTGCCCGTAGACCTCGGTGGTGATGGCCGGGCCGGAGTGCCTGGAGTCGCAGCACGGTGGCCAGGGGCCCCAGCCTTGAGCAGCTCTTGAGCCAGTCCATGTGCAACCTCCCACCTCCGTCGCCAGCCGGAACTGGGAACTCTGGGGGAGGGCCAGGCACGTCGCCCAGTGGACTGGAATGGGAGCTGGGGCGCCCGCCCCCCATGGGCCTTGGGCCGTCGTGGTGGTTGAATGCGCCGGGGGGACACATGTGGGCGCTGAACAACCGCACGGCGTATGCAGCAGAGCGCAACTGGACGCGAGACAGGGACGGACTCCACTGGTGGCTCGTCGCCGTCAAGGCGACGTTCGACATCGGGCCTGATGGGCGGCTGAAGCTCGCGGACGAGCAGCTTCCGCCGGTATTGATTCCGGAGTCCTTCGGCGAGCCGGGCCGCTCCAGCCTGCGATACGACTCCGACCTGCTGGCGCCGAAGCCGGGCACGGACCTCCTCGTGAGCGCGCATGCACACGCGCCTCGCGGAAGACCGGCGCCCACGGTGCCGGTCTCGCTCCGGGTCGGGCGGCTCCACAAGGTGCTCGTCGTGCACGGAGAGCGGACCTACGAGCAAGGCTGGTCCGGCGTGACGCCGGGCCGGCCCCAGCCCTTCATCACGCGGCCCATTCAGTATGAGCTCGCCTTTGGTGGCAGCGACCTGTCAGGCCTCGACCCGGCGAAGCACCGCATCGACGAGCGGAACCCCATCGGACGCGGCTTCGCGACGCGCGGCGCCCACCTCGCCGGAAAACCGGCCCACGCCATCGAGTATCCCAGCGGAGACCCCGCGACCATGGGCCCGGCGGGGTTCGGTCCCATCGATTCCTCGTGGATGCCCCGGCGCAAGCTCGCGGGGACGTACGACGCGCGGTGGGAGCGCACGAAGAAGCCGCTGCTCCCGGATGACTTCGACCCCGCGTTCGCGCTGAGCGCCCCGGTGGATCAGCGGCCCGAGAATCCCCTGGAGGGCGGAGAGTCCGTCGAGCTGATGAACATGACTCACGAGGGGGCCCTGCGCTTCGAGCTCCCGCGCATCTCGCTCGGCTTCAAGACGCGCATTGGTATGCGCCGCGAGGAGCATGGCCCGCGGCTGACGACGGTCCTGGTGGAGCCCGAGGCGCGGCGCCTGTGCCTGGTGTGGCAGAGCGCACTGCGCGTGCGCGCCCCGGAGGCGGACTATCTCGATGAGACGGAGATCTTCGAGTGGAAGGGGGACTCATGAGCGCCGAAGTCGAGGTGGTGGCCGTCGGCGCTCGGACCCCGCTCGGTTACTCTGCGGAGAGCAGCGCGGCGGCCGTGCGCGCCGGCATCTCCCGGTACGCCGAGTTCCCCTTCATCGATGCGCGGGGCGAGCCGGTCGTGGTGGCCTCGGATGGGGAGCTCGACCCGAAGCTGGAGGGGCGGGACCGGCTCGTCCCCCTGCTCGAGAGCGTCCTCGACGAAGTCGAGGGGAAGCTCGGTTCAGCGGTCCTGGAAGGGAACCGGTGCCGGCTGCTGCTGTCGCTTCCCGAGGCGCGCCCGGGGTTCTCCGATGACGACGCGGCCTGGTTCGTGAGCGCCATGGAGGCACGCCCGCGGGCGAAGGCCGCGCGTATGCGCGTCGAGATTGCGGGACGCGGACACGCGGGAGCCCTGCGCGCGGTGGAGCAGGCCCTGCGAGAGTCCTCCGAAGGCCGGGAGTGCTTCTTCCTGGTGGCGGGCGTGGACAGCTATCACCATGCGGAGACGTTCCTCTGGCTGGAGCGCGCCGGCCGGTTCGCGCAGCCGGGGATTCGCAGTGGATTCATTCCTGGCGAGGGGGCCGGGGGCCTGGCGTTGATGAGCGCGGGGCTGCGCCGCCGCTTGCGGCTGCCCCGGTTGGCGGTGGTGCGAGGGGCACGGACCGCGCAGGAGCGCCTCCTGCGCGACAGCGACACCGGCTCGTTCGGCGTCGGAATGACCCAGGCGGTCGAAGGCGCGGTCGCGGGGCTCGACTTGTCCTGCGAGAAAGTGGATGAGCTATTCACCGACATCAATGGCGAGAGGTACCGCAGTGAGGAGTGGGGGTTCGTCGCGCTGAGGACGCCATCGGTCTGGCACTCCACGGCGTATCGCTCCCTGAGCGATTGCTGGGGTGACGTGGGCGCCGCGGCGGGTGCCCTCGGAGGCGTCCTGGCGGTTCGGGCGTTCGCACGGAGCTATGCGCGAGGCCCCCGGGCCATGGTGACAGCGGGTTCTGATGGGGGGCTGCGAGGGGCGATGCTTCTGCAGGACCCACGGGTGTCGTAAGGAGAGGGGGAAAGCAATGAGCAACGTCTCAGTGAATGCACCGAAGACGCCGGTGACCGAGGGCTCCAGTGGGGTCGCCGTGGCAACGCTGCCCAACGTGTGCAAGATGCCCGGGCCTCCGGCGCCGTTCGTGCCGACGCCGCTGCCCAACATCGGGAAGAGCGGAACAGACCCGAAGAATTACTCCAAGACGGTCACCATCGGGGGGAAGAAGGTCGCCATCAAGGGCGCCACCTTCGGCTCCATGGGCGACGCGGCCAGCAAGGGGACAGGGGGTGGCATCGTCTCCGCCAACGTGGAAGGCCCCACCAGCTTCCTCGGCCCCGGGTCCATGGACGTGAAGTTCGAGGGGAAGAACGTCCAGTTGCTCGGTGACCCCATGCTCAACAATGGCGGGCCGAGCGGGAGCCCAGCCAACGCGGCGACGATGCTCGGGGTGATCCAGAAGACCGGAGCCCTCCTCGTCGTCAGCGGGAAGGACGTGTGCCCCCTGTGCAGGAAGGTGCATGGCAGCGAGGGCTCGCTGAAGGAAACCCCTGTGACCCAGGCCGACGCCGCTCAGCTGGAGGTCAAGCTCACCAAGAAGATCTTCGCCGGTGAGTTCCCCGAAGAGGAGCTTCCGTGGGGAAGGATGCTCGGCGTCGCTCAGTGCAAGTGCGGGCAGAAATACGCGGACCACTCGAGCAACACCATCGAAGTCTTCTGCAAGAGCGTCAGCGAGCTTGGCTGGAACGCGCCCAAGCCCGGCACCACCCGCAGGGAGGTCCGAGCGTTCGTTGACAATCGCTTCAAGGAACACAGCAAGAACGTGGAGAAGGCCTGGGCGCGGGCCCAGCGGTTCCATGAGCAGTTCGTGAACAAGAAGACCACCGCGGCGGCCTACCCACCGGGAGGCTGTGCCGGCCCCAAGGCACTCGTGCTGGCGATGGACCATGGCGCGCGCGTCACGGGGCTGACGGAGCGGTGGTTCCGCAGCGATGGGCAGCCGGTGAGCGCGAAGATCCGGTTCATCGACAAGAATGGAAGGGAAGTCGAGAGGCACTTCGCCCACGGCAAGAGCGTCCCGCCGTGCATGGCCTGCACCGTCATCCTTCCCCTGCTCATCTGCCCCGAGGAGGAAATGAAGTGTCAGCACAAGAAGAAATAGACCTTGAGTTCCTCGAGGTGGAGGACCTCCTCCTGCGGACCGTGCCCGGGCTCGCGGAGCAGTGGCGGGGTGCCACGCCCGATGAAGTCGAGCAGCTCGAGCGCATCGCCGGGCGTCCCCTGCCACGGTTCTATCGCTGGTTCCTGAGCCGCATGGGGCAGAGCATGGGGCCGCTGGCCTATCCCAGCCAGGACTTCTCCGCGCGGCGCGTGCTGGACTGCTACGCCAGGAAGCTCGTCGCGCCCAATCCCCGGTTCCTGCTCATGGGATACGAGTCCGACGAGATGATGCCCCTGCACGCGTTCTATGACCTCGACGCGCCCGCGCGGGGGGATGCGACGGTGACGGCGCGGTACGCGCGCGGGGGCGACGACCCCGTCGACCGGTTCGAGACCTTCCACGAGATGCTGTCGTGGAGCGCGCTGTTCCGATTTCGGTTCGAGCAGATGTCCCAGACGTGCGAGGGGACGCTCTATCGCGAAGACGCGGACCTGCTCTCCCTCCTCGCCCCGGTGCTGAGCAGCCTGGGGTTCACGCAGCCTCTCACTACCGGCCACTACTGCGGACTGTATGAGCGGGCCGACGCGGTCATGATCTGCGGCGGCACGCCCAGAGAGAACCTCGAGAACGTGCGCACATTCCTGCTCGGTGGGAGCAACGCCGGAGTCCTCCGGAGAATCCTCGGGGAGGTCGCGAAGGAGTCCTCGCTGGAAGTCGAGGTCAACACCTGGACTCCGGCGCTTCGTTGAGGCGCCAGCGCCCTCCTCCGAAGGGGCCATCTTCGCCCTCCACCTCGAGCGGGGGCTGGTCCGGAGGACGCGGTGAAGCCCGCGGCCCCTGGGACTACGGAGAGGAAGAGCCGCGCAGGATGAGCGAGTCCGAGCCGGTGCCGTCGGCCAGCGTCGTCACCACCGGGTCCTTCTCACAGGAGAGCCAGCTCCCGCACGGACCGCTGTGGCACGCCACCTCGTTGGCGGACCCGCAGCCGTGGATTCTGTCTCACCGACCACGTCATGAAGCGGGCTGGAGATCGCAAGGTGTCCAGCCCGTTTCATTTTGGGCCTCCTGCTTCGTCCCCTCCAGCATCCGGATGGCCGCCGACCTGGCTGCCAGGCTCAGGTGTATGGAGCGCTGGGTACGGTCTCCCTGCTGCGGCGACGCCACCAGACGAGACCTCCGGCCGCAACCAGCGCGCTGCCGACGAAGATCCAGACGGGTGAGTCGCCGGAATCTTCGCCATCGGCGTCGCCCACGTAGCTGCTCAACTCGATCGCCCCGTCCGCGGTGTCGACGACGAACTCGAAGCCCTCTTGGCC
This is a stretch of genomic DNA from Pyxidicoccus trucidator. It encodes these proteins:
- a CDS encoding O-antigen ligase family protein, which codes for MRRLAWAAPVLLVAGVFGSVFAMWPVPPVDPLDFFQPKAAVLILVAFVTAALVVAREPECRLDLEAGGLLLFLALGVLSVLTVAVNRSLAWSSMGVSAGGVLAFLVARTLPARSRQSVLTAVVATLLLAALVATLEAFRLTFRLSTPHRIPGGPLGNRNALSHLLVLGLPATALLALGERRWGRVLAFAAALASGYVLVLARSRGAWLGGGLAVVLLTGVVGSATRRAGRGSPWRRGAVVLVALMLGGAAALVLPNRLNWRSPHPYRDTLATLVEADTGSGHGRMVQYERSLLMAREYWPLGTGPGNWSVHYPRFAAPDDPSVHRGSFEPTNRHPSSDWIAVLSERGFMACALLALVALRVLLLTGRALLRAPTREDALAGGTAAATFLALAWLGAIDAVLVTPGAACVAAVLLGVLLPRQPDDTWHVAVLTASTPRALRGGVAVTLCALGALGAAREVARLVLRESARTTPHLEAVEERVSRFAADDYPSRMTLALRWTVKGSCDRAAPHLAAATQLLPEAAAPGQLALRCRSRQGEEPAPPQPGAPGGSPSSQAKPHMLRPARAGQQRRPSPGRWR
- a CDS encoding sporulation-delaying protein SdpB family protein, which codes for MLTRLGSQVRAAIARPLHTNVLGLARTTLALSTMGTLLFSSASDIFRPAVGMPEVPHCGGLTRAGLFCVAGATNLELARWLAVALLAVVASGWRPRVTGVLHWYVASSLFTSGVLVDGGDQAATVLSCLLIPLTLTDPRRWHWEPPVEAADDPAVSGTRLSSMVARFIALTCLWAIRLQVAGIYFQAGVSKLRVTEWRDGTAVYYWFTDPWFGFAEPVRSLVMPVLTSGAAITAITWGSIALEVFLFAGLLATRRTRGVLLALGISFHAAIALVHGLLSFAMVMWAALILFLRPVEEEFGWLRRWTNHWKTLLQPSRALASSATGLLPRRSP
- a CDS encoding SdpA family antimicrobial peptide system protein; its protein translation is MISIGYVIYPTLPYSPVRLPFAQLAQTFLWAPQGWSFFTRDPREQKQTLYVRHGDQWESTLLAPHGRLSNIGGLRRKSRSQGVEMALLLSRVPANEWQECSAPLEECLAKQPTGRPLRNTSPAPTLCGTVAVVQQKPVPWAWARSARPVTMPFRILSMDVSC
- a CDS encoding tyrosine-type recombinase/integrase; the protein is MHILRHTFCSRLAMAGAPAKAIQELAGHQNRSITQRYAPEPCGQVGGHAAARRTKQEAGNENGLETLRSPARFNRRGRGDRI
- a CDS encoding glycosyltransferase family 4 protein, with amino-acid sequence MSTSPPRIAFAIETTLGNAVFLQNLKSAMARRTDITPVWLPIDEHADDVWEQLPVVRSRLSLRGGLRTRSALRRAVAQVPVHAAVVHTQRMAHLAHDFMSRVPSVISTDATPSGLEDYLRYYGLRSQHAGWVGRAKNALHRRTYAVAKGMLSFSDFTKRSLVKEYGVPDARFHVVWPSVDTGLWCPNPERKQRDGVVRLLFVGGDLGRKGGELLLRWARATRLRNWQLDLVTSTSFEAPPRVRVHVGMQPNSPELIGLAQAADLFVLPTMADMSSWAIAEAKAAGLAVVTTPTGGVGELVRDDVDGKLVPVGDYEALARALDALVASPDTLRAMGREARCMAEERMDLRTTCDRMLAFIRGVTGV
- a CDS encoding DUF2169 family type VI secretion system accessory protein; this translates as MWALNNRTAYAAERNWTRDRDGLHWWLVAVKATFDIGPDGRLKLADEQLPPVLIPESFGEPGRSSLRYDSDLLAPKPGTDLLVSAHAHAPRGRPAPTVPVSLRVGRLHKVLVVHGERTYEQGWSGVTPGRPQPFITRPIQYELAFGGSDLSGLDPAKHRIDERNPIGRGFATRGAHLAGKPAHAIEYPSGDPATMGPAGFGPIDSSWMPRRKLAGTYDARWERTKKPLLPDDFDPAFALSAPVDQRPENPLEGGESVELMNMTHEGALRFELPRISLGFKTRIGMRREEHGPRLTTVLVEPEARRLCLVWQSALRVRAPEADYLDETEIFEWKGDS
- a CDS encoding DUF4150 domain-containing protein, yielding MSNVSVNAPKTPVTEGSSGVAVATLPNVCKMPGPPAPFVPTPLPNIGKSGTDPKNYSKTVTIGGKKVAIKGATFGSMGDAASKGTGGGIVSANVEGPTSFLGPGSMDVKFEGKNVQLLGDPMLNNGGPSGSPANAATMLGVIQKTGALLVVSGKDVCPLCRKVHGSEGSLKETPVTQADAAQLEVKLTKKIFAGEFPEEELPWGRMLGVAQCKCGQKYADHSSNTIEVFCKSVSELGWNAPKPGTTRREVRAFVDNRFKEHSKNVEKAWARAQRFHEQFVNKKTTAAAYPPGGCAGPKALVLAMDHGARVTGLTERWFRSDGQPVSAKIRFIDKNGREVERHFAHGKSVPPCMACTVILPLLICPEEEMKCQHKKK